From a single Mycolicibacterium mengxianglii genomic region:
- a CDS encoding TetR/AcrR family transcriptional regulator, which produces MTVGRPREFDPDEVEDVAMKLFWEHGFDGVSISDVTAATGVNRRSIYAEFGSKEHLFERALQRYAAGPSVYASEALTRPTAREVAEAMVHGAADTVSGEVPGCLTVGEAPGLPEFRDATVHRLAERFDAAVAEGELTAVDTLLLARWIAAVCQGIAVQARSGATRADLHAVADLALAGWPGAASGH; this is translated from the coding sequence ATGACAGTCGGCCGGCCACGGGAGTTCGACCCCGATGAGGTCGAGGACGTCGCGATGAAGCTGTTCTGGGAGCACGGCTTCGACGGCGTGTCCATTTCCGACGTGACGGCGGCGACCGGGGTGAACCGGCGCAGCATCTACGCCGAATTCGGCTCCAAGGAGCATCTCTTCGAACGGGCCCTACAGCGCTATGCTGCGGGCCCGAGCGTCTACGCGTCCGAAGCGCTGACCCGGCCGACGGCCCGTGAGGTCGCCGAGGCGATGGTGCACGGTGCGGCCGACACCGTCAGTGGCGAGGTTCCGGGTTGCCTGACCGTCGGAGAGGCCCCGGGCCTGCCTGAGTTCCGAGACGCAACCGTCCATCGGCTCGCCGAGCGCTTCGACGCCGCGGTCGCCGAAGGCGAATTGACCGCTGTAGACACCCTGCTGCTGGCGCGCTGGATCGCCGCCGTGTGTCAGGGGATCGCCGTTCAGGCCCGCAGTGGAGCTACCCGGGCCGATCTACATGCCGTCGCGGATCTGGCATTGGCGGGCTGGCCCGGAGCGGCATCCGGTCACTAA
- a CDS encoding 3-oxoacyl-ACP reductase family protein, with product MSTTPLNGRRALVTGGSRGIGAEIVRRLTTDGAAVAFTYAASGANAEKLVAELTADGATVVAIQADAADPAQTSAAVEQAVAELGGLDIVVNNAAVAHIASIDDFPAEQFERLMAINIGGMYWTTRTAIKHLGEGGRIINIGSINADRIPGPGLSVYGMTKGAVASFTRGLARDLGSRGITVNNVQPGPIDTDANPNEGDFAESLKQVTTQGRYGHTTDVASLVSFIAGPESGYITGAHLNVDGGFTV from the coding sequence ATGAGCACCACACCCCTGAACGGACGGCGAGCACTGGTGACCGGAGGATCGCGCGGGATCGGCGCGGAAATCGTCCGCCGCCTGACCACGGACGGCGCCGCGGTGGCGTTCACCTACGCGGCCTCGGGAGCCAACGCGGAAAAACTCGTCGCCGAACTGACCGCAGACGGCGCCACCGTGGTGGCCATTCAGGCCGATGCCGCCGACCCGGCCCAAACTTCGGCCGCGGTCGAGCAGGCCGTCGCCGAACTCGGCGGTTTGGACATCGTGGTGAACAACGCTGCCGTCGCGCACATTGCATCGATTGACGACTTCCCGGCCGAGCAGTTCGAACGCCTGATGGCCATCAACATCGGCGGCATGTACTGGACCACCCGCACCGCGATCAAGCACCTCGGCGAGGGCGGGCGGATCATCAACATCGGCAGCATCAACGCCGACCGGATCCCAGGGCCCGGGCTGTCGGTGTACGGCATGACCAAGGGTGCGGTGGCCTCGTTCACCCGTGGACTGGCCCGCGATCTGGGCTCGCGCGGTATCACCGTCAACAACGTGCAGCCGGGTCCGATCGACACCGATGCGAACCCCAACGAAGGCGACTTCGCCGAAAGCCTCAAGCAGGTCACCACGCAGGGCCGCTACGGGCACACCACCGACGTTGCCTCCCTCGTGAGTTTCATCGCCGGCCCGGAGTCCGGCTACATCACCGGTGCGCACTTGAACGTCGACGGCGGCTTCACCGTCTGA
- a CDS encoding SDR family NAD(P)-dependent oxidoreductase → MTANFGAKSTADEVLSDVDLNGKRFLVTGASSGIGLETARALAARGAHVVGTARNLAKAKAAASALGVASGIGGLDWVQLDLSSLRSVRAAADTLLADGRPFDAIIANAGVMATPFGQTADGFETQFGTNHLGHFALVTRLEPLLVDNGRLIVLSSQAHRVSDIDLEDPNFTAQEYDPMVAYGRSKTANALFAVEFDRRHRDRGIRAAAVMPGNSLTDVARHFSPEDLQNLFSTVGKARADAGLPPGELKEVSQAAATSVWAAVVADKDEIGGQYLEDCAVAPADDIPNPFADGVRSYALDPGSAKQLWAKSEELIAAVP, encoded by the coding sequence ATGACCGCGAATTTCGGCGCGAAGTCCACTGCCGACGAAGTACTCTCCGATGTCGATCTCAACGGCAAACGCTTTCTCGTCACCGGCGCATCGTCGGGCATCGGACTCGAGACAGCACGCGCACTGGCCGCCCGGGGCGCTCACGTCGTCGGCACAGCCAGGAATCTCGCGAAGGCGAAAGCGGCCGCGTCGGCCCTCGGCGTCGCATCTGGCATCGGCGGGCTGGATTGGGTCCAGCTGGATCTGTCTTCACTGCGCAGCGTCCGAGCCGCCGCCGACACATTGTTGGCCGACGGCCGACCGTTCGATGCCATCATCGCCAACGCCGGCGTCATGGCCACCCCGTTCGGCCAGACCGCCGATGGCTTCGAAACCCAGTTCGGCACCAACCATCTCGGCCACTTCGCGTTGGTGACCCGACTCGAGCCCCTGCTGGTCGACAACGGGCGCCTGATAGTGCTGTCTTCACAGGCTCACCGAGTCTCCGATATCGATCTGGAAGACCCGAACTTCACCGCCCAGGAATATGACCCGATGGTCGCCTACGGTCGATCCAAGACCGCCAATGCGCTCTTCGCTGTCGAATTCGACCGGCGCCACCGCGACCGCGGCATCCGGGCCGCCGCCGTGATGCCCGGCAACAGCCTCACCGACGTCGCGCGGCACTTCTCCCCGGAGGATCTACAGAACCTCTTCAGCACCGTCGGCAAGGCCCGCGCCGATGCCGGCCTTCCGCCAGGAGAACTGAAAGAGGTCTCGCAGGCTGCGGCCACGTCGGTCTGGGCCGCGGTTGTCGCCGACAAAGACGAGATCGGCGGGCAGTACCTCGAAGACTGTGCCGTCGCACCGGCCGATGACATTCCCAACCCGTTTGCCGACGGGGTACGCTCCTACGCCCTCGACCCCGGCAGCGCCAAACAGCTGTGGGCCAAGAGCGAGGAACTGATTGCCGCGGTACCGTGA
- a CDS encoding sugar phosphate isomerase/epimerase and 4-hydroxyphenylpyruvate domain-containing protein produces MTLAPHCHVKTIATVCLSGTLEDKLIAAAHAGFHGIELFEPDLVASTSSPKQIRERCEELGLQIVLYQPFRDLDSTDPQQFQRNLSRLDRKFDVMAELGVDLILVCSNASADAVADMDELAAQLRAAGDRAGRRGMRIAYEALAWGRTVDLWRQSWEVVRRADHPAVGLCLDSFHILSRASTVGELGDVPGDKIFFLQLADAPHKDMDVLQWSRHYRLFPGEGAFDLVAFTAAVLDAGYRGPLSLEVFNDVFRQSSPVRTAIDAVRSLGALEAGLDGHRPQQQIDAAFVELTATPTNLASAEHALAALGFSRSATHRSKKVTAWTQAEATILLTVAADAPEDDSLAVAAIGLDAEDPTGFAASAEGLNVAALPRVVRPGEADLPAVAAPDGVSIFFVSTEGGGLDWRRDFDLVPTIDTEASAGITGLDHVSVTAPFDRYDESVLFYRSVLGMRTEEVAEYPGPYGLVRSHLLRVPQPSRFGVALNGPLLRRGKWSPGVVNPQHIAFTTDDIFGTLSTFPADAPILQIPANYYLDLQARLNLADHFVADLQRRNILYDCSPDGEYLHAYTTVIGSQVYFEIIERRGDYRGRPLADGPVRMAAHVAARRAKAHT; encoded by the coding sequence ATGACTCTCGCCCCGCATTGCCACGTGAAGACCATCGCGACGGTGTGCTTGTCCGGGACGCTCGAGGACAAACTCATCGCCGCGGCTCATGCGGGCTTTCACGGAATCGAACTCTTCGAGCCCGATCTCGTGGCCTCGACGTCGAGCCCGAAACAGATCCGCGAGCGGTGTGAGGAACTCGGTCTGCAGATCGTCCTGTATCAACCGTTCCGTGATCTCGACAGCACCGATCCACAGCAGTTCCAGCGCAACCTGAGCCGACTCGACCGCAAGTTCGACGTCATGGCGGAACTCGGGGTCGACCTGATCCTGGTGTGCTCCAACGCGTCGGCCGACGCCGTCGCCGACATGGATGAGCTGGCCGCACAATTGCGTGCGGCGGGGGACCGTGCGGGCCGTCGCGGGATGCGAATCGCCTACGAGGCATTGGCGTGGGGGCGCACGGTCGATCTCTGGCGGCAGTCTTGGGAGGTGGTCCGCCGAGCGGATCACCCTGCCGTCGGCCTCTGCCTGGACAGTTTCCACATCCTGTCCAGAGCGTCCACGGTGGGTGAGCTCGGCGACGTACCGGGGGACAAGATCTTCTTCCTCCAACTCGCCGACGCGCCGCACAAGGACATGGACGTCCTGCAGTGGAGTCGGCACTACCGGCTGTTCCCCGGTGAAGGGGCATTCGACCTCGTCGCCTTCACCGCAGCGGTACTGGACGCCGGGTACCGGGGCCCGCTGTCGCTGGAGGTGTTCAACGACGTCTTCCGTCAGTCGTCACCCGTACGGACCGCCATCGATGCGGTGCGCTCGCTGGGGGCGCTCGAAGCGGGGCTGGACGGCCACCGCCCGCAGCAGCAGATCGATGCAGCCTTTGTCGAACTGACTGCCACTCCGACGAATCTCGCCAGCGCAGAGCATGCGCTGGCCGCGCTGGGCTTCTCGCGGTCGGCGACGCACCGTTCGAAGAAGGTGACGGCGTGGACGCAGGCCGAGGCCACCATCCTGCTGACCGTCGCGGCCGATGCACCCGAGGACGACTCCTTGGCGGTGGCCGCGATTGGGTTAGATGCCGAGGATCCAACGGGATTCGCCGCTTCGGCCGAGGGTCTCAATGTGGCTGCCCTGCCGCGCGTGGTGCGGCCGGGCGAAGCCGATCTGCCCGCTGTCGCAGCACCGGATGGTGTGTCTATTTTCTTCGTCTCCACCGAGGGTGGTGGCCTGGATTGGCGACGGGACTTCGATCTGGTGCCGACGATCGACACGGAGGCCAGTGCGGGGATAACCGGCCTCGACCACGTTTCCGTTACCGCGCCCTTCGATCGCTACGACGAAAGCGTGTTGTTCTATCGATCAGTGCTGGGGATGCGTACCGAGGAGGTCGCCGAGTACCCCGGCCCCTACGGACTGGTGCGCAGTCACCTCCTTCGCGTGCCCCAGCCGTCCCGATTCGGGGTGGCGCTCAACGGGCCGCTGCTACGACGAGGGAAGTGGTCTCCCGGTGTGGTGAACCCGCAACACATCGCGTTCACCACCGACGACATCTTCGGCACCCTGAGCACGTTTCCAGCGGACGCCCCCATACTGCAGATACCCGCCAACTACTACCTCGATCTGCAGGCTCGACTGAACCTCGCGGATCACTTCGTGGCGGACCTTCAGCGCCGGAACATTCTCTACGACTGCAGCCCGGACGGCGAGTACCTGCATGCCTACACCACGGTGATCGGCTCCCAGGTTTACTTCGAGATCATCGAGCGGCGAGGCGACTACCGGGGCCGCCCACTTGCAGATGGTCCGGTCCGGATGGCCGCACATGTCGCGGCGCGAAGAGCTAAGGCTCACACCTAG
- the pcaDC gene encoding bifunctional 3-oxoadipate enol-lactonase/4-carboxymuconolactone decarboxylase PcaDC, whose translation MTVPSLATVNFGGPDTGPLILLGSSLGTSAATLWGGVARGLTTHARVVGWDLPGHGRSGRAQPFTIAELATAVVALADRHGAEKFHYAGDSVGGCVGLQLALDVPHRVATLTLLCTGAVIGTPDGWRDRAATVRAEGIAPMVAAAPQRWFAPGFTEREPGVGAALLDSLSHTDPECYALTCEALAAFDVAEQLPKIVTPVLAVAGRDDIPTPPDSLQRIASGVQDGNLVVLDGVGHLAPAEAPDRVAALIRELAGFPYSTATVTTEDVYRAGMVVRREVLGDAHVDRAVAATTDLTADFQRMITEYAWGSIWTRPGLDRRSRSMITLTALIARGHHEELAMHLRAGRRNGLSNDEIKELIMQAAIYCGVPDANTAFRIASKVLSEYDTGAG comes from the coding sequence GTGACCGTTCCCTCCTTGGCTACCGTCAACTTCGGCGGACCCGACACCGGACCACTGATCCTGCTCGGCTCGTCGCTGGGCACGTCGGCGGCCACGCTGTGGGGTGGGGTTGCTCGAGGGCTGACCACACATGCCCGGGTCGTCGGATGGGATCTTCCCGGACACGGACGAAGCGGCCGCGCCCAGCCGTTTACCATCGCCGAACTCGCCACGGCTGTGGTGGCACTCGCGGACCGACATGGCGCCGAGAAGTTCCACTATGCAGGAGATTCCGTGGGAGGGTGTGTCGGCCTGCAGCTCGCACTCGACGTGCCGCATCGGGTGGCCACGCTGACGCTGCTGTGCACCGGCGCGGTGATCGGGACCCCCGACGGCTGGCGCGACCGAGCCGCCACCGTGCGCGCCGAGGGCATTGCCCCGATGGTCGCCGCGGCCCCTCAACGCTGGTTCGCGCCGGGCTTCACCGAGCGTGAACCCGGCGTCGGCGCAGCGCTGCTCGACAGCTTGAGCCACACGGATCCGGAATGTTACGCGCTGACGTGCGAGGCGCTGGCCGCTTTCGACGTTGCGGAGCAGCTGCCCAAGATCGTGACGCCCGTGCTGGCGGTCGCCGGTCGCGACGACATACCTACTCCTCCGGACTCACTGCAGCGCATCGCATCCGGAGTCCAGGACGGAAACCTCGTGGTGCTGGACGGTGTGGGCCACCTCGCACCGGCGGAGGCGCCCGACCGGGTGGCCGCGCTGATCCGTGAGCTCGCCGGATTCCCGTACTCCACCGCGACCGTCACCACCGAGGACGTCTACCGGGCTGGGATGGTGGTGCGGCGCGAGGTGCTCGGCGACGCACACGTCGACCGCGCCGTGGCCGCCACCACCGACCTGACCGCCGACTTTCAACGCATGATCACCGAGTACGCATGGGGCAGTATCTGGACCCGGCCCGGTTTGGACCGCCGAAGCCGCTCGATGATCACACTGACCGCCCTCATCGCGCGCGGGCACCACGAAGAACTCGCCATGCATCTTCGAGCGGGCCGCCGCAACGGCTTGAGCAACGACGAGATCAAGGAGCTGATCATGCAGGCTGCCATCTACTGCGGCGTTCCCGATGCCAACACCGCGTTTCGCATCGCTTCGAAGGTGTTGTCGGAGTACGACACCGGTGCCGGATGA
- a CDS encoding lyase family protein, with protein sequence MTDLFWPGDHLAGDLMSDQAFLAAMVAVEQAWLDGLVTAGIAPTDARAELSLMADDAETIARRADADGNPVSALVALLRERSDTPTARWLHRGLTSQDVLDTALIVCARAALSRIADECAAQVRSLTDLAERHRSAPALTHTLTQAALPSTLGARVARWLDGVLDAAEPLAGLMSELPVQVGGGAGTLAAATELAGSVDGAIALSDALADELRLEPALPWHTTRSPITRIGDALVTCCDAWGHIAADVATGSRPEVGEMTEGSGGGSSTMPHKHNPVRSVLIRRAALTAAPLSATLHAASAASVDERSDGAWHAEWGTLRTLARHTVVAAAHTSELVSGLRIDEARAAANLAAAAGLLSEQRSMAELTGRSELPEYTGAVDRLIDSTLSRARRFVKDPT encoded by the coding sequence GTGACCGATCTGTTCTGGCCGGGGGATCACCTTGCGGGCGACCTGATGAGCGACCAGGCCTTTCTCGCCGCGATGGTGGCCGTGGAGCAGGCGTGGCTCGACGGCCTGGTGACCGCGGGCATCGCCCCGACGGACGCGCGCGCCGAACTTTCCCTGATGGCCGATGACGCCGAGACGATCGCCCGCCGCGCCGACGCTGACGGCAACCCCGTCAGCGCCTTGGTCGCGCTGCTGCGGGAGCGCTCGGACACGCCAACGGCCCGCTGGTTGCACCGCGGTCTGACGAGCCAGGACGTGCTCGACACCGCATTGATCGTCTGTGCGCGGGCCGCCCTCAGCAGGATTGCCGACGAGTGCGCCGCCCAGGTCCGGTCCTTGACCGATCTCGCCGAAAGGCACCGCAGTGCACCGGCATTGACACACACCCTGACACAGGCGGCGCTGCCAAGCACGCTGGGTGCGAGGGTCGCCCGCTGGCTCGATGGCGTTCTGGACGCCGCCGAGCCTCTGGCCGGGCTGATGTCTGAGCTCCCGGTGCAGGTAGGTGGCGGGGCGGGGACCCTCGCGGCGGCCACCGAACTGGCAGGTTCGGTGGACGGCGCCATCGCCCTGAGCGATGCCCTGGCAGACGAACTGCGACTGGAGCCCGCACTGCCTTGGCACACCACCCGCTCTCCGATCACCCGGATCGGAGATGCGCTGGTGACCTGTTGCGACGCCTGGGGACACATCGCCGCCGATGTCGCGACGGGGAGTCGCCCCGAGGTCGGCGAGATGACCGAGGGCAGTGGCGGCGGCTCATCGACCATGCCACACAAGCACAATCCGGTCCGGTCGGTGTTGATCCGACGAGCCGCGCTCACTGCGGCACCGCTGAGCGCCACGCTGCACGCCGCGTCCGCCGCAAGCGTCGACGAACGCTCCGACGGCGCCTGGCACGCGGAATGGGGCACCCTGCGTACCCTGGCGCGGCACACGGTCGTCGCCGCCGCGCACACCTCCGAACTGGTCTCAGGGCTACGGATCGACGAGGCTCGAGCCGCCGCCAACCTCGCCGCTGCAGCGGGGCTGCTGTCCGAACAACGCAGCATGGCTGAGTTGACGGGTCGCTCAGAGCTTCCCGAGTACACCGGCGCGGTGGACCGGTTGATCGACTCGACATTGAGTCGGGCGCGCCGATTCGTCAAGGACCCGACGTGA
- the pcaG gene encoding protocatechuate 3,4-dioxygenase subunit alpha, with protein sequence MAALLAPTPGQTVGPFFGYALPYDRCNELVPPGSPDAVQLSGVVGDGDGRPVPDALLEIWQAGADGAVPSSPGSLHRDGFTFTGWGRASTGDDGRYSFSTVVPGAPRPGAARFILVTVFARGLLNRLFTRAYVPGEHLDDEPLLASLPPERRSTLIATREADGLHFDIQLQSAPGKPETVFLRYPGHPR encoded by the coding sequence ATGGCAGCGCTGTTGGCTCCCACCCCGGGGCAGACTGTCGGCCCCTTCTTCGGCTACGCCCTGCCGTACGACCGGTGCAATGAACTGGTACCGCCCGGCTCGCCCGATGCCGTGCAGTTGTCGGGCGTCGTCGGCGACGGTGACGGCCGGCCCGTCCCCGACGCACTACTGGAGATCTGGCAGGCAGGCGCCGACGGCGCGGTCCCCTCATCACCCGGCTCCCTTCACCGGGACGGCTTCACCTTCACCGGGTGGGGTCGCGCAAGCACCGGTGACGACGGGCGGTACAGCTTCTCCACCGTCGTCCCCGGCGCACCTCGGCCCGGAGCGGCGCGGTTCATCCTGGTCACGGTGTTCGCGCGTGGATTGCTCAACCGGCTGTTCACCCGCGCCTACGTACCCGGCGAGCACCTCGACGACGAGCCGCTGCTCGCGTCGCTGCCCCCGGAACGGCGCAGCACCCTCATTGCCACCCGCGAGGCCGACGGGTTGCACTTCGACATCCAATTGCAGAGCGCCCCAGGCAAACCCGAGACAGTTTTCCTGCGCTACCCGGGACACCCGCGGTGA
- the pcaH gene encoding protocatechuate 3,4-dioxygenase subunit beta, with the protein MTPTMDTNPDSAIASQGAISAEMATIASDYEHAGLEETQPRLDYTPYRSSLLRHPTKELHHADPEGVELWSPCFSERDVNQLEADLTIQHGGAPIGERMVVTGRVVDGDGRPVRRQLIEIWQANAGGRYIHKRDQHPAAIDPNFTGVGRCLTDDDGAYRFTTIKPGPYPWKNHRNAWRPAHIHFSLFGTEFTQRMITQMYFPGDPLFGLDPIYQAITDQKARDRLVATYDHNVTTHEWATGYRWDIVLTGTTRTPIENPDHGGEH; encoded by the coding sequence ATGACACCAACGATGGACACCAACCCCGACAGCGCGATTGCGAGCCAGGGTGCGATCAGCGCGGAGATGGCGACGATCGCGTCTGACTACGAGCACGCGGGCCTCGAAGAGACCCAGCCGCGCCTGGACTACACGCCCTACCGCAGCAGCCTGCTCCGGCACCCGACCAAGGAACTCCACCACGCCGACCCGGAGGGCGTCGAACTGTGGTCGCCGTGCTTCTCCGAACGCGACGTCAACCAGCTCGAAGCCGACCTCACCATCCAGCACGGCGGTGCGCCCATCGGCGAACGGATGGTGGTGACCGGCCGGGTGGTCGACGGCGACGGCCGGCCAGTCCGACGTCAGCTCATCGAGATCTGGCAGGCCAACGCCGGCGGGCGCTACATTCACAAACGCGACCAGCACCCCGCCGCCATCGACCCGAACTTCACCGGCGTGGGCCGCTGCCTCACCGACGACGACGGCGCTTACCGGTTCACCACCATCAAGCCGGGACCGTATCCGTGGAAGAACCACCGCAATGCCTGGCGGCCCGCGCACATTCACTTCTCGCTGTTCGGAACAGAATTCACGCAGCGGATGATCACCCAGATGTACTTCCCGGGTGACCCGCTGTTCGGTCTCGACCCGATCTACCAGGCAATCACCGACCAGAAGGCGCGTGACCGACTGGTCGCCACCTACGACCACAACGTCACCACCCACGAGTGGGCAACCGGGTACCGCTGGGACATCGTGCTCACGGGCACGACGCGCACCCCGATCGAGAATCCCGACCATGGAGGCGAACACTGA